The proteins below come from a single Roseiflexus sp. RS-1 genomic window:
- a CDS encoding ABC transporter permease, giving the protein MDSASPVRPTQRSHTTSRPSDGLSQWFIRIRACFLKEIREIRRQPLLIISLIAGPLLVLVLFGIGFVNSNPVLRTALIMPDDLPDDVRTRLVSLIGLNFQITNRAYTLSEARTALEQGDLDVVQVIPDDISGKLQRGEHPTILVYSNAINPLVEGWVQYLAYAQVNEINKALLTEQTRLAQQQAREVGVRIALGANRLTELEREVSRAEQEAIRQELRALRAFLVQFRATIPPENLFAGRSEDIEQVRTRTDDAIRALDDVDAVLASGNIEEGLKELRDSKELLTLLNQQITIFISIAPETIVSPVQQRYQNIRTEASGEASGAYPAVVYYAPGVLALLVQHTAVSLGALALVRERMMGAFELFRVSPANMVQLLIGKYLGYTVFIALASVALAAAMRLLGVPLLGNWFLFALLLLLLTIASLGVGFLISTVAGSDSQAIQFAMISLLLSIFFSGFFISRDSFAAWVAPIIALIPMSHGVEGFQDVMLRGIPPDPEVWIELGIIAAATFGLVTFLTQRQFRRA; this is encoded by the coding sequence ATGGATAGTGCATCGCCGGTACGACCAACACAACGTTCTCATACCACATCGCGTCCATCCGACGGGTTATCGCAGTGGTTCATTCGCATCCGCGCCTGCTTTCTGAAAGAAATCCGCGAAATCCGGCGTCAACCGCTCCTGATCATCAGCCTGATCGCCGGTCCCCTGCTGGTGCTGGTTCTGTTTGGCATCGGGTTTGTCAACAGCAATCCGGTGCTGCGGACGGCGCTCATCATGCCGGATGATCTGCCGGACGATGTGCGCACCCGACTGGTGAGCCTGATCGGTCTCAACTTTCAGATCACCAACCGCGCCTACACGTTATCCGAGGCGCGCACTGCCCTGGAGCAGGGCGATCTCGATGTGGTGCAGGTGATTCCCGATGATATATCTGGCAAACTGCAGCGCGGCGAACACCCAACGATCCTGGTCTACTCCAACGCTATCAATCCACTGGTCGAGGGATGGGTTCAGTACCTGGCATACGCGCAGGTCAACGAGATCAACAAAGCGTTGCTCACCGAGCAGACCCGTCTGGCGCAACAACAGGCGCGCGAAGTAGGGGTGCGCATTGCGCTTGGAGCGAACCGTCTGACCGAACTCGAACGCGAGGTGAGTCGCGCCGAACAGGAAGCGATTCGTCAGGAATTGCGCGCCCTGCGCGCATTCCTGGTGCAGTTTCGCGCAACGATACCGCCGGAGAACCTGTTTGCCGGTCGGAGCGAGGATATCGAACAGGTGCGCACGCGCACCGACGATGCGATCCGCGCGCTCGACGACGTTGACGCAGTCCTGGCGTCGGGAAACATCGAAGAGGGACTGAAGGAACTGCGCGACTCAAAGGAATTGTTGACCCTGCTCAACCAGCAGATCACGATTTTTATCAGCATCGCGCCTGAGACGATCGTCTCGCCTGTGCAACAGCGGTATCAGAACATTCGCACCGAAGCGAGCGGTGAGGCAAGCGGCGCTTATCCGGCAGTGGTATACTATGCACCAGGCGTCCTGGCGCTCCTGGTGCAGCACACGGCAGTGTCGCTCGGTGCGCTGGCGCTTGTGCGCGAACGAATGATGGGAGCGTTCGAGTTGTTCCGCGTTTCGCCCGCCAATATGGTGCAACTGCTGATCGGCAAATATCTCGGCTATACCGTCTTTATCGCCCTTGCATCAGTTGCGCTCGCGGCAGCAATGCGTCTGCTGGGAGTGCCGCTCCTGGGGAACTGGTTCCTGTTTGCGCTCCTGCTCCTGTTGCTCACTATTGCATCGTTGGGGGTTGGGTTTCTCATCTCGACCGTCGCCGGATCGGATAGCCAGGCGATCCAGTTTGCGATGATCAGTCTGCTGTTATCGATCTTCTTTAGCGGGTTCTTCATCAGTCGCGACAGTTTTGCGGCATGGGTTGCGCCGATCATCGCACTCATTCCGATGAGCCATGGGGTTGAAGGATTCCAGGATGTGATGCTCCGCGGCATTCCGCCCGATCCGGAGGTCTGGATTGAATTGGGGATCATTGCGGCAGCAACGTTTGGATTGGTGACCTTCCTGACGCAGCGACAGTTCCGTCGCGCATAA
- a CDS encoding ABC transporter ATP-binding protein: MMTSTHANAIEATNVSLVFGEHAGVFDQTYRVPEGTILGLIGPSGCGKTTTVRLALGLYRPRKGTIRVLGADPATFRAEHRARIGYIPQQFVLYPNLSVAENAEFIASLYGMRSHQIRRRLDELLEFVDLAAARNRLGRQLSGGMQRRLMLVGALMHNPDLLFADEPTAGIDPVLRGRFWEYFRTLRDEGRTLLITTQIVSEAMYCDYVAVMRQGRLLAIDTPQNLKRRALGGEIIHLTLANPANLAKAIGALRRYPHVKEVRHVPDSDRELYVTVDDAGDWLPEVLNVLEDPQGPNIVVESAEELALTFDDVFIRIIRQWEAQPEDQTADAIIGGEQHG, encoded by the coding sequence ATGATGACATCGACGCACGCGAATGCTATCGAAGCCACGAATGTCAGTCTGGTTTTTGGTGAGCATGCTGGCGTCTTCGATCAGACGTACCGTGTGCCTGAAGGAACGATCCTCGGCTTGATTGGACCGAGTGGCTGCGGCAAAACCACGACCGTTCGCCTGGCGTTGGGTCTCTACCGACCGCGGAAGGGAACCATTCGCGTCCTTGGCGCCGACCCGGCGACATTCCGTGCCGAACATCGGGCACGCATCGGCTACATCCCGCAACAGTTCGTGCTCTACCCCAATCTGAGCGTTGCGGAAAATGCAGAGTTCATCGCATCCCTGTACGGCATGCGCAGTCATCAGATCCGCAGGCGACTCGATGAACTGCTCGAATTCGTTGATCTCGCTGCTGCACGCAACCGTCTGGGACGTCAGCTATCGGGCGGAATGCAGCGCCGTTTGATGCTGGTTGGCGCGTTGATGCACAACCCCGATCTGCTGTTTGCCGATGAACCGACGGCAGGCATCGACCCGGTGCTGCGCGGGCGATTCTGGGAGTATTTCCGCACCCTGCGTGACGAAGGGCGCACCCTGCTGATTACAACCCAGATCGTTAGCGAAGCGATGTACTGCGACTATGTCGCTGTCATGCGGCAAGGGCGCCTGCTTGCGATTGATACGCCCCAGAACCTCAAACGACGCGCATTAGGCGGCGAGATCATCCACCTGACGCTGGCGAATCCGGCGAATCTGGCAAAGGCGATTGGGGCGCTACGCCGTTATCCACACGTCAAAGAAGTGCGGCATGTGCCAGATTCGGATCGTGAACTCTACGTCACCGTTGATGATGCTGGCGACTGGCTTCCGGAGGTGCTCAATGTGCTGGAAGACCCGCAGGGTCCCAATATCGTCGTCGAAAGCGCCGAAGAACTGGCATTGACATTCGATGATGTCTTCATCCGCATCATTCGACAGTGGGAAGCGCAACCGGAGGATCAAACCGCAGATGCGATCATCGGGGGAGAACAGCATGGATAG
- the purF gene encoding amidophosphoribosyltransferase, whose product MARGDRPEHECGIFGIYAPHEDVARLTFFGLYALQHRGQESAGIAVSDGRRIHLHKEMGLVAQVFNEEKLRPLKGHIAIGHTRYSTTGSSRLQNAQPFVVESALGPLAVGHNGNLTNAPQLRRELLQRGVGLTSSSDSEVIIQMLAGGEGRTWEEKLRVFMIRAEGAYCLTVLTRDTLYAVRDPWGLHPLCYGYLGNGGWVVASESCALATIGATLERELAPGEIMAFDERGPRTIAHSPAPQRAMCLFEYIYFARPDSVIDGQTLHAARVAAGRELAREAPADADIVIPVPDSAVPAAIGYAQESGIPYQEGLIKNRYIGRTFIQPDDRLRKLGVQLKFNPLSDSLAGKRVVLVDDSIVRGNTSGPIVRLLRDAGAIEVHMRVSSPPIRHPCFLGVDMATYPELIAHRMTLPQIRDHLGVDSLAYLSLEGLVRATGSVNKGFCHGCFTGKYPVDVHFLEKEAFEA is encoded by the coding sequence ATGGCAAGGGGCGACAGGCCAGAGCACGAGTGCGGCATCTTTGGCATTTACGCGCCGCACGAGGACGTGGCGCGCCTGACATTTTTCGGTCTCTATGCGTTGCAACATCGGGGTCAGGAGAGCGCCGGCATCGCTGTATCCGACGGACGACGCATTCATCTCCATAAGGAGATGGGTCTGGTTGCGCAGGTGTTCAACGAAGAGAAACTGCGCCCGCTCAAGGGGCATATTGCCATCGGGCATACCCGCTATTCCACAACCGGCTCTTCACGCCTGCAAAATGCGCAACCTTTCGTTGTCGAGAGCGCCCTGGGTCCTCTGGCGGTCGGTCATAACGGGAATCTGACAAATGCGCCGCAATTGCGGCGCGAATTGTTGCAACGGGGCGTTGGGTTGACCTCGTCGAGCGACAGCGAAGTGATTATCCAGATGCTGGCTGGCGGCGAGGGTCGCACGTGGGAAGAGAAACTGCGCGTCTTCATGATCCGTGCCGAAGGCGCCTACTGTCTCACTGTTTTGACGCGCGACACCCTCTATGCCGTGCGTGACCCATGGGGGCTGCACCCGCTCTGCTACGGGTATCTCGGAAATGGCGGATGGGTGGTGGCGTCGGAGAGTTGCGCGCTGGCAACCATTGGCGCTACCCTGGAACGTGAACTTGCGCCCGGCGAGATTATGGCGTTCGATGAGCGCGGTCCGCGCACGATTGCGCATTCACCTGCGCCGCAACGGGCGATGTGCCTCTTCGAGTATATCTACTTTGCCCGCCCCGACAGCGTCATCGATGGTCAGACACTGCATGCCGCGCGTGTGGCTGCCGGACGCGAACTGGCGCGCGAAGCGCCTGCCGACGCCGATATTGTCATTCCGGTTCCGGATAGCGCGGTTCCTGCTGCAATCGGCTATGCGCAGGAGTCGGGCATTCCGTACCAGGAAGGGTTGATCAAGAACCGCTATATCGGGCGCACCTTTATTCAACCGGACGACCGCCTGCGCAAACTGGGCGTGCAGTTGAAGTTCAATCCGCTGAGTGATAGCCTGGCGGGGAAGCGCGTCGTGCTGGTGGATGATAGTATTGTGCGCGGAAATACGTCGGGTCCGATCGTGCGCCTGCTGCGCGATGCCGGTGCGATCGAGGTGCATATGCGCGTCTCATCGCCGCCGATCCGCCATCCCTGTTTCCTCGGTGTCGATATGGCGACGTATCCAGAGTTGATCGCCCATCGGATGACGTTGCCGCAGATTCGCGATCATCTGGGGGTCGATAGTCTGGCATATCTCAGCCTGGAGGGCCTCGTTCGCGCAACAGGAAGCGTCAACAAGGGGTTCTGTCATGGGTGTTTCACCGGTAAATACCCCGTTGATGTGCACTTCCTCGAAAAAGAAGCATTTGAGGCGTAA
- a CDS encoding small ribosomal subunit Rsm22 family protein produces the protein MIERLPPDPRMIALPTELRNAIAQALNTVPETRWLNAARALSEQYRNLQSADAAPIVRTRLDALGYAALLMPATYAQLYGAMHAAAALVPSWQPKTMLDMGSGPGTALWAAIVCWQSLHDLTAWEREPMLIALGRDLARASANPALRHAHWVQRNLSAPIERGITFDLVVLGHVLGEIPPEERGAVVTSAWRMARGMLLIVEPGTPGGFSVVRAARDRLLADGAVTIAPCAHNLPCPLNDDWCHFPQRLRRPEFQRRARGAPSPWEDAKYSYAALARFPPERPIWGRVILEPSFNKAYAEVLISSRDGIVRHRALKRDRDAFRWVKHLEWGQTLEEKP, from the coding sequence ATGATCGAACGTCTACCGCCAGATCCACGCATGATTGCGCTCCCCACCGAACTGCGCAATGCCATAGCGCAGGCGCTCAATACCGTACCGGAAACGCGCTGGTTGAACGCTGCGCGGGCGTTGAGCGAGCAGTACCGCAATCTCCAGAGCGCCGACGCCGCTCCAATCGTGCGCACCCGCCTCGATGCGCTTGGCTATGCCGCTCTGCTTATGCCGGCTACGTATGCGCAACTGTATGGCGCAATGCACGCCGCTGCTGCGCTTGTGCCGTCATGGCAACCGAAGACCATGCTCGATATGGGGAGCGGTCCTGGCACGGCATTGTGGGCGGCGATCGTGTGCTGGCAATCGCTCCACGACCTCACCGCCTGGGAGCGCGAACCGATGCTGATCGCCCTGGGGCGCGATCTTGCGCGCGCGAGTGCGAATCCTGCGTTGCGCCATGCGCACTGGGTTCAACGGAATCTGAGTGCTCCCATCGAACGCGGGATCACGTTCGATCTGGTTGTTCTCGGACATGTTCTTGGCGAGATTCCGCCAGAAGAACGTGGCGCCGTGGTCACATCCGCCTGGCGTATGGCGCGCGGTATGCTGCTGATCGTCGAACCCGGTACGCCTGGCGGGTTCAGCGTTGTGCGCGCCGCGCGCGACCGGTTGCTTGCCGATGGCGCTGTCACCATTGCGCCGTGCGCCCACAATCTCCCCTGTCCGCTCAACGATGACTGGTGTCACTTCCCGCAACGATTGCGCCGCCCTGAGTTCCAGCGGCGCGCGCGCGGCGCGCCGTCGCCGTGGGAGGACGCAAAGTACAGTTATGCCGCACTTGCTCGTTTTCCTCCCGAACGACCAATCTGGGGGCGCGTCATTCTTGAGCCGTCCTTCAACAAAGCCTATGCCGAAGTCCTGATCTCGTCACGCGACGGCATTGTGCGTCATCGCGCACTCAAACGTGATCGGGACGCCTTTCGATGGGTTAAACATCTTGAATGGGGACAGACACTTGAGGAGAAGCCATGA
- a CDS encoding NAD(P)H-quinone oxidoreductase: MKAILFDAPGSPEVLRYDDAPDPTPGADEVLVRVRATAVNRADLLQRRGVYAPPPGASPILGLELAGEVLTPAGPWRVGDRVMAVVTGGGYAELAVVPVGMVMRIPDSLSFEEAGAIPEAFLTAFLNLFTLGRLQAGETVLIHAGASGVGTAAIQLARVAGARVFATAGSPEKCALCRELGAELTINYREESFAARALDATGGRGVDLVLDFVGAPYWQQNTAALALDGRLQLIGFLGGSAGQIDLGPILAKRLHVTGTTLRRMPLPQKTALTADFVAFAHDRLASGELRPVIDTVYPLHQAAEAHRVMEANRNAGKLVLRVEESVTQP; this comes from the coding sequence ATGAAAGCTATTCTGTTCGATGCTCCCGGCAGCCCGGAAGTTTTACGGTATGACGATGCGCCTGACCCGACCCCCGGCGCTGACGAGGTGTTGGTGCGGGTGCGCGCCACGGCGGTTAATCGCGCCGATCTGCTCCAGCGACGCGGGGTGTATGCACCGCCTCCGGGTGCGTCACCCATTCTTGGGCTGGAACTCGCCGGCGAGGTGCTGACGCCTGCCGGTCCTTGGCGCGTCGGTGATCGGGTGATGGCTGTGGTAACTGGCGGCGGCTACGCCGAACTGGCGGTCGTGCCCGTCGGCATGGTCATGCGTATACCGGATTCCCTTTCGTTTGAGGAAGCGGGCGCCATTCCGGAAGCCTTCCTGACTGCGTTTCTCAACCTGTTCACGCTAGGGCGGTTGCAGGCGGGGGAGACGGTGCTGATCCATGCTGGCGCCAGCGGCGTCGGAACCGCAGCCATCCAGCTGGCGCGTGTTGCCGGCGCACGTGTCTTTGCCACTGCCGGCTCACCGGAAAAATGCGCGCTCTGTCGTGAACTCGGCGCAGAGCTGACAATCAATTACCGCGAAGAGTCGTTCGCGGCGCGAGCACTCGATGCAACCGGCGGTCGCGGCGTTGATCTGGTGCTGGATTTCGTTGGCGCTCCCTACTGGCAGCAGAATACTGCGGCGTTGGCGCTCGATGGACGATTGCAGTTGATCGGATTTCTGGGAGGATCGGCGGGGCAGATCGACCTGGGACCGATCCTGGCAAAACGATTGCATGTGACCGGCACAACCCTGCGTCGTATGCCTTTGCCGCAGAAAACCGCTCTCACCGCTGATTTCGTCGCATTCGCCCATGATCGCCTGGCGAGCGGCGAGTTGCGTCCGGTTATCGATACCGTCTACCCGTTGCACCAGGCTGCAGAAGCGCATCGTGTCATGGAAGCGAACCGCAACGCTGGAAAACTCGTCCTGCGCGTGGAAGAGTCGGTTACCCAACCGTAA
- a CDS encoding Uma2 family endonuclease, with amino-acid sequence MTTATPQPVPLTDDDADPFRYGWRLVPRPTPDNPHHFEQVPLTLDDVLHPEVGDFIVHSDFHETDRMYLTAVLRARLEPSRRAIVLSDVRIAWDIPDLRAHGPDVMVIPGVRKRRNWSTFEVVVERARPALIIEIVSPDARENDVVIKVEHYARAGVAQYVIVDDTGRGGVRRLRLLDYRLEGTAYRLQEPDADGRVHLAIADVWLGIRRDHVVCYDATGREIGDYVTVVRQAAKAEARAKEAAARARREAAARAEAEERARQEAAAREAEARARMEAEERAQREAAAREAEARARAEAEARLRVLRERLRALGIEPEDEL; translated from the coding sequence ATGACAACCGCGACGCCACAACCGGTTCCCCTCACCGACGATGACGCCGACCCGTTCCGCTACGGGTGGCGCCTCGTGCCGCGTCCCACCCCCGATAATCCCCATCACTTCGAACAGGTTCCGCTCACCCTCGACGACGTGCTCCATCCTGAAGTGGGAGACTTCATCGTGCACAGCGATTTCCACGAGACCGACCGGATGTATCTCACCGCCGTGCTGCGCGCGCGCCTGGAGCCGTCCCGTCGGGCGATTGTGCTCAGCGATGTGCGTATCGCCTGGGACATCCCCGATCTGCGCGCGCACGGACCGGACGTGATGGTCATCCCCGGCGTGCGCAAACGGCGCAACTGGAGCACGTTCGAGGTCGTGGTCGAGCGAGCGCGCCCGGCGCTGATCATTGAGATCGTCTCGCCGGATGCGCGCGAGAACGATGTGGTGATCAAAGTGGAGCATTACGCGCGGGCGGGGGTGGCGCAGTACGTGATTGTGGACGATACGGGGCGCGGCGGGGTGCGGCGGTTGCGCCTGCTCGACTATCGTCTGGAAGGTACGGCATACCGGTTGCAGGAACCGGACGCCGACGGGCGGGTGCATCTGGCGATTGCCGACGTATGGCTCGGAATACGACGCGACCACGTGGTCTGCTATGATGCGACGGGGCGGGAGATCGGGGACTATGTGACGGTGGTGCGGCAGGCGGCGAAGGCGGAGGCACGGGCGAAAGAAGCGGCAGCACGGGCGCGGCGCGAAGCAGCAGCGCGTGCCGAAGCGGAGGAGCGCGCGCGGCAAGAAGCGGCGGCGCGGGAAGCCGAAGCGCGCGCGCGGATGGAGGCGGAAGAGCGTGCGCAGCGTGAAGCGGCAGCGCGGGAAGCCGAAGCGCGGGCGCGGGCGGAAGCCGAAGCGCGTCTGCGCGTGCTACGTGAGCGTCTGCGAGCGCTGGGGATTGAACCGGAGGATGAATTATAG
- a CDS encoding type II CAAX endopeptidase family protein: protein MQRQIPGERRTSKPRTDPVNWLLGESLSFDWNIVAISVVSVSLLVFDRYYSMTPYKYWDRVILYLFVPLFVIIIICREHPRIYGFTVGDWKAGIVLTLLGIGVMTPLLYVFGRHDPALNAYYRGLTTGLPWTTLLDLIGWEFLFRGWILFGYARRFGPEALWLQSVPFVLVHIGKPELETFFTIIGGFGFGWLAWRTKSFVWPFLVHWFVATFLILVAASR, encoded by the coding sequence ATGCAGCGCCAGATACCCGGTGAACGACGAACCTCGAAGCCGCGCACCGATCCGGTGAACTGGCTGCTGGGCGAATCATTGTCGTTCGACTGGAATATCGTTGCGATCAGCGTTGTCAGCGTCTCACTGCTGGTATTTGACAGATATTACAGCATGACGCCGTATAAGTACTGGGATCGGGTCATCCTCTACCTGTTTGTGCCACTGTTCGTCATCATCATTATCTGTCGCGAACACCCACGCATTTACGGCTTTACCGTTGGCGACTGGAAAGCTGGCATTGTTCTCACGCTGCTCGGCATTGGCGTCATGACGCCGCTTCTGTACGTCTTCGGGCGGCACGATCCGGCGCTCAACGCCTACTATCGCGGGCTAACGACGGGTTTGCCGTGGACAACCCTGCTTGATCTGATCGGCTGGGAGTTTCTGTTCCGTGGATGGATCCTGTTCGGCTACGCGCGTCGATTCGGTCCCGAAGCGCTGTGGCTCCAGTCTGTTCCGTTCGTCCTGGTGCATATCGGTAAGCCGGAACTGGAGACCTTCTTCACAATCATTGGCGGGTTTGGCTTCGGCTGGCTGGCGTGGCGCACGAAGTCGTTCGTCTGGCCCTTCCTCGTTCACTGGTTCGTGGCAACGTTTCTCATCCTCGTTGCTGCATCACGATGA
- a CDS encoding YifB family Mg chelatase-like AAA ATPase: MLAKVYSSAVIGLEGVLVEVEVDIAQGLPAFTIVGLGDTAVQESRERVRAAVRNSGYSFPMKRITVNLAPADLRKAGPAYDLPIAIGLLLASEQIQGDASDAVFIGELGLDGAVRHTDGVLPMVAVAHERGIRQVFVPKEDAAEASLINGVRIVPVERLEDLTAHLSGARQLPEYTGAPVHTELVPEYPVDFSVVRGQEHVKRALEVAAAGGHNVLMTGSPGAGKTLMARALISILPPLTMSEAIEVTKIYSVAGQLPKDTPLIRQRPFCAPHHTTSLAGLVGGGGVRVKPGMVSLAHRGVLFLDELPEFGSKLDVLRQPLEDRVVTLSRAVGSITYPASFMLVAAQNPCVCGWYGDPERPCTCTASAVARYQRRVSGPLLDRFDIFVTVPRVPFEKLNSLQPGEGSTTIRERVIAARQIQERRFRGTRALTNSDMGPAEVHRYCVLDNKSQLVLQSAMRQLDLSARGYHRVLKLARTIADLAGAERITAQHIAEALQYRFHQME; encoded by the coding sequence ATGCTGGCGAAGGTCTACAGCAGCGCTGTTATTGGTCTCGAGGGGGTGCTGGTCGAGGTCGAAGTGGATATTGCCCAGGGATTGCCGGCTTTTACCATTGTCGGACTGGGCGATACTGCCGTGCAGGAGAGTCGCGAACGGGTGCGTGCAGCGGTGCGCAACAGCGGGTATTCATTTCCGATGAAGCGGATCACGGTCAATCTGGCGCCGGCAGACCTGCGCAAAGCAGGTCCAGCGTATGATCTACCGATTGCCATCGGCTTGTTGCTTGCATCAGAACAGATCCAGGGCGATGCGAGCGATGCAGTCTTCATTGGCGAATTGGGACTCGATGGCGCAGTACGCCACACCGATGGCGTCTTGCCAATGGTCGCCGTAGCGCACGAGCGTGGTATCCGGCAGGTCTTCGTGCCGAAGGAAGATGCTGCCGAGGCGTCGCTTATCAACGGCGTGCGGATTGTGCCGGTGGAGCGCCTCGAAGATCTGACGGCGCATCTGAGCGGCGCACGACAGTTGCCGGAGTATACCGGTGCACCCGTACACACCGAACTTGTACCTGAATATCCGGTTGATTTCAGCGTCGTACGCGGACAGGAACACGTCAAGCGCGCCCTGGAGGTCGCTGCAGCCGGTGGACACAATGTGCTGATGACCGGCAGTCCGGGCGCGGGGAAAACCCTCATGGCACGCGCCTTGATCTCGATCCTGCCACCCCTCACGATGAGCGAAGCCATCGAAGTAACAAAAATCTACAGTGTCGCCGGGCAGTTGCCCAAAGACACGCCGCTGATCCGCCAGCGACCGTTCTGCGCACCGCACCACACCACCTCGCTCGCCGGGCTGGTTGGCGGCGGCGGCGTGCGGGTCAAACCCGGCATGGTGTCACTGGCGCACCGGGGTGTGCTGTTCCTGGATGAATTGCCGGAATTCGGCAGCAAACTCGACGTGCTGCGCCAGCCGCTGGAAGATCGGGTGGTGACGTTGAGCCGCGCCGTCGGCAGCATTACCTACCCGGCATCCTTCATGCTGGTCGCCGCTCAAAACCCCTGCGTGTGCGGCTGGTACGGCGATCCGGAGCGTCCATGCACCTGCACAGCATCCGCCGTTGCGCGCTACCAGCGGCGCGTGAGCGGACCGCTGCTCGACCGGTTCGATATTTTTGTCACCGTGCCACGTGTGCCCTTCGAGAAATTGAACAGCCTGCAACCTGGCGAGGGATCAACAACGATCCGCGAGCGGGTCATCGCCGCCCGGCAGATCCAGGAGCGCCGTTTTCGCGGCACACGCGCGCTCACCAACAGCGATATGGGACCTGCGGAGGTGCATCGGTACTGTGTGCTCGACAATAAGAGTCAACTGGTGTTACAGAGCGCAATGCGGCAGCTCGACCTGTCGGCGCGCGGGTATCACCGGGTATTGAAACTGGCGCGCACCATTGCCGATCTCGCCGGCGCTGAGCGAATCACTGCGCAACATATTGCCGAGGCGCTCCAGTACCGCTTCCACCAGATGGAGTGA
- the nusA gene encoding transcription termination factor NusA has translation MKSDFYAAISQIASERGIPKEAIVEVMEKALATAYRRTLGPNPPPMEISVRLDPVTGMARVYAEKQVVDDVFDERFEIDLESARKIKPDVELGESVVVEATPRDFGRIAAQTAKQVILQGIKEVEREHIYGEYMDREGELVTATVQRIAKGNVILEMGKAEAILPPKEQVETDRYYHGQRLKVYLMEIRREDRGPKLIASRAHKNLITRLFEMEVPEIYNGAVEIKSIAREPGIRTKVAVAARQEGIDPVGSCVGMRGIRIQNIVNELNGEKIDVVQWSSNPKEFIANALSPAQVVEVQLRDDEHAATVIVPDKQLSLAIGKEGQNVRLAAKLTGWRIDIKSASALLDEERAAAEARDAAEAEALATEAALATAKVETRKVYADGTIVYRKHRYGPLGDDLVGETVQLRATPQKLYIYRGDRLVASYILVEEDDDEEDEDEE, from the coding sequence ATGAAAAGCGACTTTTATGCGGCAATCTCTCAGATTGCCTCCGAACGCGGTATTCCAAAGGAAGCCATCGTCGAAGTGATGGAAAAAGCGCTGGCGACTGCCTATCGTCGGACACTGGGACCGAACCCGCCGCCAATGGAGATCTCGGTCCGGCTCGACCCTGTCACCGGTATGGCGCGTGTCTATGCCGAAAAACAGGTCGTCGACGATGTCTTCGATGAGCGCTTCGAGATCGACCTGGAGAGCGCGCGCAAGATCAAGCCCGACGTCGAATTAGGCGAGTCGGTTGTGGTCGAGGCAACGCCCAGGGATTTCGGGCGGATTGCCGCACAAACGGCGAAGCAGGTCATTCTTCAGGGAATCAAAGAAGTCGAGCGCGAGCATATCTACGGCGAGTATATGGATCGCGAGGGCGAACTGGTGACCGCGACGGTGCAGCGGATAGCGAAGGGCAACGTCATCCTCGAAATGGGGAAAGCCGAGGCTATTCTGCCGCCGAAAGAGCAGGTCGAGACCGATCGGTACTACCACGGGCAGCGCCTGAAAGTCTATCTGATGGAAATCCGGCGTGAGGATCGCGGTCCGAAATTGATCGCGTCGCGTGCGCACAAAAATCTGATCACGCGCCTGTTCGAGATGGAGGTGCCGGAGATTTATAATGGCGCGGTTGAGATTAAGTCGATAGCGCGCGAGCCGGGCATCCGCACAAAAGTGGCAGTCGCCGCGCGCCAGGAGGGAATCGACCCGGTCGGCTCTTGCGTCGGTATGCGCGGGATCCGGATCCAGAACATTGTCAATGAACTAAATGGCGAGAAAATCGATGTGGTTCAGTGGTCGTCCAATCCGAAAGAGTTCATTGCCAATGCACTGTCGCCAGCGCAGGTGGTTGAGGTGCAACTGCGCGATGATGAACACGCGGCGACGGTGATTGTGCCGGATAAGCAACTTTCGCTGGCGATCGGCAAAGAGGGGCAGAATGTGCGCCTGGCAGCAAAATTGACCGGATGGCGCATCGATATCAAGAGTGCATCGGCGTTGCTCGATGAAGAGCGCGCTGCTGCCGAAGCACGCGATGCTGCGGAAGCCGAGGCGCTGGCGACTGAAGCAGCGCTGGCGACGGCGAAAGTCGAGACGCGCAAAGTCTATGCCGATGGCACGATCGTCTATCGCAAGCACCGCTATGGTCCGCTCGGCGATGATCTGGTCGGTGAAACGGTTCAGTTGCGCGCGACGCCGCAGAAACTGTACATCTATCGCGGTGACCGCCTCGTGGCCTCCTATATTCTGGTTGAAGAAGACGACGACGAAGAGGATGAAGACGAGGAGTAG